From the genome of Salvia splendens isolate huo1 chromosome 7, SspV2, whole genome shotgun sequence:
TTGTAGCGTGAATGTGAATATGTGATTGTAGGAGGAAGATGGTAGATTAGGGTTTAATGGTTGTGAATATAATATGCGTAGTAGTACTTATATTTAACTAAAATCATATATTTGTTTGAAACTAATTGATTCAAAGATATCAAGTTTTCCTAATTcagtttatttgattttataccGTATTTTCGGTATACCCTGGTATACCTcagtatatgaaaattcatacctttaccGCACCGAAATAAATCGATAATGTatcataccttaccgaaaattgtggtataccgaaaatccggtactttcgatattttttcggtacgataagggcGGTATTTCAGTATTTTTGCCCAGCCCTAACAACGAACACGCCAACTTTGAAAAGAATTTatttagataaatgaattacaCCAAAGAACCAAAAATGTCAAAAAAATCTTATAGTACTCCTATGTATAGAAGaaaatactccctcagtccagAATATGAGTCCCATTTCTTTCCGGCAAGGgtttttaccatttatggtacttatgaaccgggactcctattcatggacggactaaaatgggaCTCTTATTCGTGGAccggagtatttttttaataggggtattaatattatttgtcaatatttaattagtgatgttattattgttataatgaCAGTTTTTACATTTGAAATTcgtttttcatcattttttgtacaaagtattttacatttaattttattgaattttttttataaaataggcAATGTGCACTTAATTAAAAGATCTAAAAAGGACCTATAACTTTTATATAATCGATATGTAAATTAATAATAAGATATAGTAGTTGTTTAAAATTTAATCATATTTAAAGTATTCATGTTAGTATTTGTCTTTCCGTTGAACTGGTAACTAATTATGTGTTTAAACTTTATATTTCTAATAATGTTGTTGGTAAGATTTTTTAATCTTACTTAGAGAGTTAAAAACTACCAAAGAACCAAGATTTTTAATTACCTAAATATGCAATATACATGATTAGGCTTGATTCCTACTCAAGTCTAAACTCAAAATTAGTTACTTGTTAatctgattaattaattattaaacaaACTATATGTTAATCGAATTAATGTTACATCTAAGGTTGAGCAATATAACTCTATCAATGTCAAACAAAGTTTAATGATTCACTTAGGCAAATAATAAGCATATTTACTATGATTCGACTTCATACCAGCTGCAAGGGACAAATTtgagttgatgtgttgttttcAACTTGAACACATCATACAAATTAATTCTAATAAAAGTTTTAGCAAGTTTTATCACTttagaatttcacaaccaatAATCTAATTGTGGGTTAAAACATGTGTTAATAAAGTGAAGTAGGAGATTAaagtattaatattttaaaagagAATGTATCACTTAACATCTCAATATGGAATGCGAACCCTTACTTTATTATTAGGAAGGGAAGTAGTAATAATTATTTTGAggagtataataaataaataaataaataaaactaagcTAAATAAAGTTATTGCTTTATGAATAGATGgattactttttttaaaaaaaaaattaatcattttaaAATTGAGATTATAAAAAATGTTAATGTTATATATTATGTGAACGTCACTCTCGTTTAGTCTAGATTATTATTACTATAGTTAAGTTTGGATTATTAATGTGTTTGATGCACTTGGTGTGATTAATTCCTAAAAAATTTGTTATtgacaaatttaattttataaaaatcaaaatttaatttatttttaatcatttatttgaaattataaaaaaataatacattaaactttaatttttaaatcaatgtatataataattaatactacctccatcccagtcacattttatttttatcataaatggtaagtagtccacacattctaccaacttatttcactcacattttattataaaactaataatataAAGTGAGACACATAGTCTACTAatttattcaactcacttttctttacatttcttaaaactcgtacctacaccaaatgtgactcctattatgGGACGGTTAGCACTAATTTTTGTGTTATtagaatcaaataaataaataaataaagctaCATTAAACGTGATATAAACTAATGTTACCCAAGCAAAATAAACTAAgtcctataaaaataaacattatTTTAATTCTTGTTCGTCCTATAAATATTAGTCCAATTTTATTTTGGGGaagtttttttttcctataaTAATATGAGAATTATTCTTTActaataaaatttcattttttctttttatctcttttattttattaattatatatattaaaattcgtAGAGTCAAAAAaatgtacttcctccgtctcccattaattgacaccaattttctttttcgtctgtCCTTCACTAATTGATACCGTtactttttactaattttagtaatagatctcacattccactaactcatgctactcacattttaatataaaattgatatataaaagtagaatccatattttattaacttttttccatccactttctattaaattctttaaaatttatgttaagTCAACCGATGTCAATTAAGAtgagatagagagagtataTTGCTAAGGACTATACGTAGGAGTATTTTTGTAGGAGTCCACTCAAAAGCCCAATTCTAGTACTCCACTCAAAAGCCCAATTCTTTTCCTTTTCCATTTCGATTTTAACTATTGGGAGAATCCAATCGTGCTGCACAGTGTTTGATTAGTCCATAAAGCCCTAATATCAAATTTGCCAAGAATGATCTTAACATACTGAATTTGTTTTAGCAAAAGAACCTAATTCTGAGCTGGAATTCCTACTCCGCCGGTAATATCTTCCCTTTTTATCTGCAATTCATCATTTACGAAttctcaaatttttattttgacaTATAGATATCAACTGCGGGTGAATTTGTGCGTATGCTTAGCTCTTTCTGTTCATCATTGCATTTTATCGGAGTATTTTGGCTGTTGAGTGATATGCAACTGCTTTATCTATGATTTTCAGTTAATAGTGTTGCATTTCGGTTTTCAATTTGGGAATATTGTAGCTTACTTGTTTCTTTTTATCAGTTGCCGACTAAGTAGGCTTTCTGTCTTTATAGGGAACCTTTAGTTGTGTTACATTTTACTCTtaaaaaacaatcaaaataGCTGTATTGCTGTGTGATTGAAGAATCTGCTGCTGTTAAACTAGACTAGATCATTGTTTTGTGAAGTTGTTTGACAAATTTATTGTCTGTCTAATCACTATAATGATATCATATTGCACAGAGCTGTTAGCTTGTAAGCTGCGGTGAGATCACATAAGAAGGTGCTGTTTCTGCTGAAATGGATTGGTCAGAAAATAATTTGTGCATAAAATGTAATAAAGGTGGGAATGTGCTGCTTTGCAATGGAAAGGGGTGTCCTTTAGCTGTTCATGAAGGGTGTTTGGGCTGTCCAGCTAGAGTAGATGATGCAGAGCGCTTCTTTTGTCCCTATTGTGGGTACAAGCAAGCTGTTGCAGAGTCGCGTAAAGCTAGGGAATGTGTTttggcaagaaagaaagctttGTTGATTTTTATGGGTGGCAGTGTAATAGATATGGGAGAAGATAAGACATTTGCGGACAATAGGCTTAATCAATCAAAAATTGTTGATGCAGATGATGGTAAAAGTAAGTCTAAAAATGATGGAATTATTGATCGACCTTATCTACTTGGTAAAGATGGAAAGATTGGCACAACAGAAGAGGATTCTGAATCTTCTGCTGGCTCTGAAGGTGATCCTTCACTTATGATGAATGGGGAAAATGGTAATGGAACCGTGGAAGGAAAACAGATTCAGGAAGAGGAACGTGAAGCTtctgaagaaaagaaaaatattcagGAAGAGGAGCGCGAAGCGTCtgtagaaaagaaaaatattcagGAAGTGGAGCATGAAGCGTCTGTAGAGAAAGAAACTATCCAGGAAGAGGAACGTGAAGCGTCTgtagagaaagaaaatattcaGGAAGAGGAGCGTGAAGCGTCTGTAGAGAAAGAAAATATCCAGGAAGAGGAACGTGAAGCTTCTgtagaaaaggaaaatgttCAGGAAGAGGAATGCGAAGCTTCTGTAGAAGAAAATATCCAGGAAGAGGAACGTGAAGCTTCTGTGGAAGAAGAAAGTATTCAGGAAGAGGATTGTGGAACTTCGTCTGCTTCC
Proteins encoded in this window:
- the LOC121742308 gene encoding golgin subfamily A member 6-like protein 6; this translates as MDWSENNLCIKCNKGGNVLLCNGKGCPLAVHEGCLGCPARVDDAERFFCPYCGYKQAVAESRKARECVLARKKALLIFMGGSVIDMGEDKTFADNRLNQSKIVDADDGKSKSKNDGIIDRPYLLGKDGKIGTTEEDSESSAGSEGDPSLMMNGENGNGTVEGKQIQEEEREASEEKKNIQEEEREASVEKKNIQEVEHEASVEKETIQEEEREASVEKENIQEEEREASVEKENIQEEEREASVEKENVQEEECEASVEENIQEEEREASVEEESIQEEDCGTSSASTDRDLSLNRGPRAKRGSKRRKPIDKEPKTVSAQSKFRKQPDKKKQASTTLTLTKRSTRISSSAMGTGKVVREEFASPSSLRKHEKPSEKSDTFSSGKRRKVVWMEEEEEALREGAKKHMDEAKIPWKKILEESSKFDPTRTPNDLKNRWRIVKFA